From Miscanthus floridulus cultivar M001 chromosome 15, ASM1932011v1, whole genome shotgun sequence, the proteins below share one genomic window:
- the LOC136507501 gene encoding glycine-rich cell wall structural protein 1.0-like, with product MRWPGGWCRGGEAGAGGRRRAGRSDGKASAGGGGGEKAGAGAAGGPAEAAELPFLDRDGEGRQGAPSGLLWGGGAASAGRLWGGTQGAARWDAQWQRAAWGMGARGGGGASSSGGAQQRRMKCGRGFWARPLPDLGLGPLPRAQI from the coding sequence ATGAGGTGGCCTGGGGGCTGGTGTCGGGGCGGGGAAGCCGGCGCGGGGGGCCGCCGGAGGGCTGGCCGGAGTGATGGGAAGGctagcgcgggggggggggggggcgagaaGGCTGGCGCGGGGGCCGCCGGAGGGCCGGCCGAGGCGGCCGAGCTCCCCTTCCTCGACCGAGACGGGGAGGGGAGGCAGGGCGCGCCCTCGGGGCTGCTCTGGGGTGGTGGGGCAGCGTCGGCGGGGCGGCTCTGGGGCGGCACGCAGGGGGCGGCGCGGTGGGACGCGCAGTGGCAGCGGGCCGCGTGGGGCATGGGCgcgcggggcggcggcggggcgagcagcagcggcggcgcgcaGCAGCGGCGTATGAAATGTGGGCGGGGATTTTGGGCCAGGCCGCTGCccgatttagggttgggcccTTTGCCGCGGGCCCAGATCTag